In one window of Bizionia sp. M204 DNA:
- a CDS encoding T9SS type B sorting domain-containing protein has protein sequence MKKIITLVCFLFIGTAYAQLIAIDDVVTGRSDNPTLATATGNRMFLNDYFNGVALNFGTRNNFTFTEVTPDPTGFTTFDGAQQFVQIAPNTPQGIYYITYQICENANPTNCDTAEIEIRVFPATLSSGSGSSEIDISVSSGTINCAANVCITDAFCVDLNTGTIPEIILSADFNEVGQTSSYVVNPIDPNPPFSYAEASAGIPLTSDDNWSGVLDFVFDFEFYGQNYTQCVLSTNGAVSFDLSKAGNPHPWNMQASPVNIPNTSAPYNGANIFGAMHDTNPGTSGTQGIDYDINYQVKGEAPFRVFVFSSRNVAHFQCTAAKTYQMILFYEATNIIETYISQKDLCNSWNGGLAAIGIQNPAMTQGIFPPNRANNVFTVSFLNPEAYQFVPSGGSTITTFEWLDEAGTVIGTDPTNLAVSPSQTTTYIAQVTYTDAISGAEYVAFRPITVVVAPTPVVTVTASADVCDAGDAVFTITGSENDVVEYNINGGATQSVMLDATGIEVITLTGITTTQTINLLSANNLNSVCGGAVALSATVTVNTTPTVDTPADVTACNDYTLPALTVGTYYTATGGPTGTGTVLNATDVITTTQDIYVYAETGTTPNCFDEHMFTVTIDSCTLSVTATADMPSICNDAGVDVTLTATPSPAIAIGTYSYSWTVQGNATVLGTNPTLVLSPPPAATTTYEVTLTDDGLTPPNDTVTNTVTVTVNTTPTVNAPADVVACDSYILPALTSGNYFTATNGGGTAYNAGDTISTTQTIYVYGETGTTPNCFDENSFVVTINDTPVIDNPADITVCDSYVLPALTGGQYYNGAGGTGGIIAAGTSINASQTIYVYAETATTPNCFSENSFVVTVNNTPTVDAPIDVTACNEYALPALANGTYYSGPGGTGTVLNAGDLITSTQTIYVYAETGTTPNCFAENSFVATIDVCTISVTATADTPAICNDAGADVTLTANPSPGTAVGTYSYSWTVQGNATVVGTNPTLVLSPPPAATITYEVTLTDSGLTAPNNTATNTVTVVVNVTPTVDNPADVTACDTYVLPALTSGNYFTGSNGTGTAYNAGDTISTTQTIYVFGETATTPNCTDENSFVVTINNTPTIDDPADVTACDSYVLPALTGGQYYNGTGGTGGIIAAGTAINASQTVYVYAETGTTPNCFAENSFDVTINTTPIVDDPLDVIACDSYILPALTNGSYFTGTGGTGIAYTAGEVITSTQTIYVYAETGTTPNCFAENDFEVTINNTPNVDNPADVVICDSYTLPALTIGTYYTGPLGTGTVLIAGQSVTTSQTIYVYAETGTTPNCFAENSFDVTINPTPLVDDPADVTECVTYTLPALTNGAYYTGAGGTGTVLMAGQSITTTQTIYVYAETGTTPNCSAENDFVVTINPLPTIIAPAPLFACDDNVPDGMTEIDLTVTNNEITGNNPNYIVTYYNSAADAIAGTPQVTPSATAYIGTDGEIVHVRVEDATTGCFDTTTLTLNVVSAPAANTPADLHYCDPDNDGLGTFDLSGIAAQVTTDPALEVTFHLTQQNAIDDVLPLGTTLSNLLGQIIYIRVDYAGATTDCPTIVQLLLVVDETPVIDENLDPIELCDDAVADGLTEFDLTIRNADVLMGLNPADYTVTYYADPADADIGITAPSYIGTPAAYTNTIPDLHTVGVRVEYNTTNCYTVTTLDLIVNPLPVPETTAAALFLTICDDTVDNDGYAEFDLTVQDALITGGNTNWSVSYFETAADIPANPIPDFTAYTNTSVNGLPHNPQTLFVLVTNGTTGCTNTSTLTLEVSNVPTPTPTPSITPLEECDADNNGYAVFDLQSATLQIDNGEGNNITYHGTYENAFDGVNELPDFYENNDEDIDIVYVRAENPTTGCFTIVELTLIVQPTPVVPLTIDDYSECDDDYNGITAFDLTTMDAIIYGTQNPADYVLTYHESLANAQATPGINPIVQPQLSNYVTADRTIYVRLEGANGCITTGQFNLVVNLPPTIASEDGLFEICDDDISNDGFASFDLTSQDDIITGNDATLSVDYYETMADIMSGTPIPDYTDYTNTSVNGLPHNPQTIFVTVTETTSGDSCYAVTTLTLVVNTLPTPNDVLPDLELCDDNNPGDLEEEFDLTQNEAAMMNAFNETVTYHTTIADAESGNNPIPDPTMYPNESPTQTIYVRVTKTGDPADPADLGTGCYTIVTFDIIVNPLPDTPASVEDIIACDDPFDGVYTFDLTQRELDILDGQSTTDFNVTYYTTLAAAEAGTGGIANPSAFPNTVNPQEIFVNIANRTTGCDIATVSFFVIVQEAAVANPDNNPLDFALCDDNMEFDNDPTNDSVGFDLVSQNPLVLDGQNPTNFTVSYYTSQTDADLATNAIDTSVPFENTVNPQVIYVRVDNDTTVDDICYDTTTMTLMVDPIPAFTLEDSYTLCINTNGSEVVNSPILDTNLDPSLYTFEWTEAGNPTTIIGTDSSYAPSMGGTYTVLVTDINNLCPSMLTTEVIVSSPPVLVAEVTTQAFADNHVIVATASGDGSAVFEFSIDNGPWVSNEPNTNTYTFTNVSIGEHIIKARDINGCGEASETVLVLDYPLFFTPNNDGDNDTWQISGITSLENVKIYIFDRYGKLVKQLNPNGPGWDGNYNGQPLPSSDYWFSIDYKEPSDEAMKQFKAHFTLKR, from the coding sequence ATGAAAAAGATAATTACTTTAGTTTGTTTTCTGTTTATTGGTACAGCTTATGCGCAACTTATTGCTATTGATGATGTAGTAACAGGCCGGTCTGACAACCCTACTTTGGCTACAGCCACGGGTAATCGTATGTTTTTAAACGATTACTTTAATGGTGTAGCCTTGAATTTTGGAACGCGTAATAACTTTACTTTTACAGAAGTTACACCAGATCCTACGGGTTTCACGACGTTTGATGGTGCCCAACAATTCGTTCAAATTGCACCAAACACACCGCAAGGTATTTATTATATTACCTACCAGATTTGTGAAAATGCCAATCCAACAAATTGTGATACCGCTGAAATTGAAATTCGGGTTTTTCCAGCTACTTTAAGTTCTGGGTCCGGATCTTCTGAAATTGATATTTCTGTAAGTAGCGGAACCATAAACTGTGCAGCGAATGTTTGTATTACAGATGCGTTCTGTGTCGATTTAAACACAGGAACTATTCCTGAAATTATTTTATCTGCAGATTTTAACGAGGTAGGTCAGACATCTTCCTACGTTGTAAACCCTATAGATCCAAATCCACCATTTTCTTATGCAGAAGCCAGTGCTGGTATACCACTTACATCAGATGATAATTGGAGTGGTGTTTTAGATTTTGTATTCGATTTTGAGTTTTATGGTCAAAATTACACGCAATGTGTACTGTCTACAAATGGTGCGGTTAGCTTTGATTTAAGTAAGGCTGGTAATCCGCATCCTTGGAATATGCAAGCTTCTCCTGTAAATATTCCAAATACTTCTGCTCCCTATAATGGCGCCAATATTTTTGGAGCTATGCATGATACAAACCCTGGTACATCTGGGACGCAGGGCATAGATTATGATATCAATTATCAAGTTAAAGGAGAAGCACCGTTTCGAGTATTTGTATTTAGTTCTCGTAATGTAGCGCATTTTCAATGTACGGCGGCAAAAACATACCAAATGATTTTGTTTTATGAAGCCACTAATATTATAGAAACTTATATATCGCAAAAGGACTTATGTAATTCTTGGAATGGAGGTTTAGCCGCAATAGGGATACAAAACCCAGCTATGACACAGGGTATTTTTCCTCCAAACAGGGCTAATAATGTTTTTACGGTTAGTTTTTTAAACCCAGAAGCCTATCAGTTTGTTCCTAGTGGTGGATCTACAATAACAACTTTTGAATGGTTAGATGAAGCAGGTACTGTAATTGGTACAGATCCAACAAATTTAGCAGTATCGCCAAGTCAAACTACCACCTATATAGCACAAGTAACCTATACAGATGCTATTTCTGGCGCAGAATATGTTGCTTTCCGTCCAATTACCGTAGTGGTAGCACCTACACCAGTAGTTACGGTTACCGCAAGTGCCGATGTATGTGATGCCGGTGATGCCGTATTTACTATTACTGGGTCAGAAAATGATGTGGTAGAATACAATATTAATGGAGGCGCAACACAATCCGTTATGCTAGATGCAACGGGAATTGAAGTTATTACGCTTACGGGAATTACAACCACGCAAACTATAAACTTGTTATCTGCAAATAACTTGAATTCTGTTTGTGGTGGTGCAGTGGCTTTATCAGCAACCGTTACCGTAAATACAACACCAACAGTAGATACCCCAGCAGATGTAACCGCATGTAACGATTATACCTTACCAGCCTTAACAGTTGGTACTTATTATACCGCTACAGGAGGTCCAACAGGAACAGGAACAGTATTAAATGCAACGGATGTTATCACAACCACGCAAGATATTTATGTCTATGCCGAAACTGGAACAACACCAAATTGTTTTGATGAGCATATGTTTACGGTTACTATAGATAGTTGTACGCTATCTGTAACGGCAACGGCTGATATGCCTTCCATTTGTAATGATGCAGGTGTAGATGTTACCTTAACAGCAACACCATCGCCAGCAATAGCTATAGGAACATATAGTTACAGCTGGACGGTTCAAGGAAACGCAACGGTGTTAGGAACGAATCCAACCTTGGTTTTATCGCCACCACCGGCGGCTACGACCACCTATGAAGTCACATTAACCGATGATGGATTAACACCGCCCAATGACACAGTAACCAACACGGTAACCGTAACCGTTAATACAACACCAACGGTTAATGCTCCAGCTGACGTCGTAGCATGCGATTCCTATATCTTACCTGCTTTAACAAGTGGTAATTATTTTACGGCAACAAATGGAGGAGGAACTGCGTATAATGCAGGAGACACAATATCAACCACACAAACTATTTATGTATATGGAGAAACAGGCACCACGCCTAATTGTTTTGATGAGAATAGTTTTGTAGTAACCATAAATGATACACCAGTTATAGATAACCCTGCCGATATTACAGTCTGTGATAGTTATGTATTACCTGCATTAACTGGAGGTCAATATTATAATGGAGCAGGAGGAACTGGCGGTATTATTGCAGCAGGTACATCTATTAATGCCTCACAGACCATATATGTGTATGCTGAAACAGCAACAACACCTAATTGTTTTTCTGAAAATAGTTTTGTCGTAACAGTAAACAACACACCAACAGTCGATGCGCCAATAGACGTAACGGCTTGTAATGAATATGCGTTGCCAGCTTTAGCAAATGGAACTTATTATTCAGGGCCTGGTGGAACAGGAACTGTTTTAAATGCAGGCGATTTAATAACCTCAACGCAAACTATTTACGTATATGCCGAAACAGGAACAACACCAAATTGTTTTGCAGAGAATAGTTTTGTAGCAACTATTGATGTTTGTACCATTTCTGTAACTGCAACTGCAGATACACCTGCTATATGTAATGATGCTGGAGCAGATGTGACGTTAACCGCAAACCCTTCACCTGGAACAGCAGTAGGAACATATAGCTATAGCTGGACTGTTCAAGGGAATGCTACGGTTGTAGGCACCAATCCAACACTCGTATTGTCGCCGCCACCAGCAGCAACAATCACGTATGAGGTGACGTTAACAGATAGTGGTTTAACAGCACCAAACAATACCGCAACCAATACCGTAACTGTCGTTGTAAATGTTACGCCAACGGTTGATAATCCAGCGGATGTAACGGCATGTGATACCTATGTTTTACCAGCTTTAACGAGCGGAAATTATTTCACAGGATCAAATGGAACAGGAACAGCCTATAATGCAGGCGATACTATTTCAACAACTCAAACTATTTATGTGTTTGGTGAAACAGCAACTACACCTAATTGTACAGATGAAAACAGTTTTGTTGTAACCATTAACAATACACCAACAATCGATGATCCAGCTGATGTTACTGCTTGTGATAGTTATGTATTACCAGCTTTAACAGGTGGACAATATTATAATGGTACCGGAGGAACTGGTGGAATTATTGCAGCTGGAACAGCTATCAATGCTTCGCAAACTGTTTATGTATATGCAGAAACAGGAACTACACCAAATTGTTTTGCGGAAAATAGTTTTGATGTCACTATTAATACAACACCTATAGTTGATGATCCATTAGATGTCATTGCTTGCGATAGCTATATACTTCCAGCCTTAACAAATGGTTCTTATTTTACAGGAACAGGAGGGACAGGAATAGCTTATACCGCTGGAGAAGTAATTACAAGTACACAAACAATTTATGTGTATGCTGAAACAGGTACAACACCAAATTGTTTTGCAGAAAATGATTTTGAAGTGACTATTAATAATACACCAAATGTTGATAATCCAGCTGATGTAGTCATCTGTGATTCTTATACGTTGCCTGCCTTAACCATTGGAACATATTATACAGGTCCTTTAGGGACTGGAACGGTATTAATTGCAGGTCAGTCCGTTACTACCAGTCAAACCATTTATGTATATGCAGAAACAGGAACAACACCAAACTGTTTTGCAGAAAATAGTTTTGATGTAACCATTAACCCAACACCTCTAGTTGATGATCCTGCCGATGTTACGGAATGTGTTACCTATACGTTGCCAGCATTAACCAATGGAGCCTATTATACAGGGGCAGGAGGAACTGGAACGGTATTAATGGCAGGACAGAGTATTACAACTACACAAACAATTTATGTGTATGCTGAAACAGGAACAACACCTAATTGTTCAGCAGAAAATGATTTTGTTGTAACCATCAATCCTTTGCCAACTATTATTGCACCAGCGCCATTATTTGCTTGTGATGATAATGTGCCAGATGGTATGACCGAAATTGATTTAACCGTTACGAATAACGAAATTACTGGCAATAACCCCAATTATATTGTAACGTATTATAATTCCGCTGCAGATGCTATAGCAGGAACACCTCAAGTTACACCATCGGCAACAGCCTATATTGGAACGGATGGTGAAATTGTACATGTTCGTGTTGAAGATGCAACAACAGGATGTTTTGATACAACCACATTAACACTGAACGTGGTAAGTGCACCAGCTGCTAATACACCAGCAGATTTGCATTACTGTGATCCAGATAATGATGGTTTAGGAACATTCGATTTGTCAGGTATTGCAGCACAAGTTACAACAGACCCAGCTTTAGAAGTAACATTTCACTTAACGCAACAAAATGCCATTGATGATGTATTGCCATTAGGTACAACACTATCAAATTTATTAGGTCAGATTATTTACATCCGAGTGGATTATGCTGGAGCAACTACCGATTGTCCAACAATCGTGCAATTATTACTAGTAGTAGATGAAACACCTGTGATTGACGAAAATCTAGATCCAATTGAATTGTGTGATGATGCCGTGGCAGATGGTTTAACAGAATTCGACTTAACAATCAGAAATGCAGATGTGCTGATGGGCTTAAATCCAGCAGATTATACGGTTACCTATTATGCAGATCCAGCGGATGCCGATATAGGGATAACAGCGCCTAGTTATATTGGAACTCCAGCCGCATACACAAATACAATTCCAGATTTACATACAGTAGGTGTTCGTGTAGAATACAATACAACCAACTGTTATACAGTTACGACTTTGGATTTAATTGTGAATCCATTGCCTGTTCCTGAAACGACAGCTGCAGCATTATTTTTAACCATCTGTGATGATACCGTTGATAATGATGGCTATGCTGAATTTGATTTAACCGTTCAAGATGCTTTAATTACAGGTGGAAATACCAACTGGTCTGTAAGCTATTTTGAAACAGCCGCTGATATTCCAGCCAATCCAATTCCTGACTTTACAGCTTATACAAACACAAGTGTTAACGGCTTACCACATAACCCACAAACATTATTTGTTTTAGTAACCAATGGAACAACAGGTTGTACCAATACGTCAACCTTAACACTTGAGGTGTCTAATGTGCCAACACCAACACCAACGCCAAGTATAACGCCTTTAGAGGAGTGTGATGCTGATAATAATGGCTATGCAGTTTTCGATTTACAATCCGCAACCCTGCAGATAGATAATGGTGAAGGAAATAACATTACCTATCATGGAACCTATGAGAATGCATTTGATGGCGTAAATGAATTACCTGATTTTTATGAAAATAATGATGAAGACATCGACATTGTTTATGTAAGAGCAGAAAATCCAACAACCGGTTGTTTTACAATTGTTGAATTAACGTTAATTGTTCAACCAACACCAGTCGTACCGTTAACTATTGATGATTATTCGGAATGTGACGATGATTATAATGGTATCACAGCTTTCGATTTGACAACCATGGATGCCATAATCTACGGAACACAAAATCCAGCTGATTATGTGTTAACGTACCATGAGTCTTTAGCAAATGCTCAAGCCACTCCTGGAATTAATCCAATAGTTCAGCCGCAATTATCAAATTATGTTACGGCTGATAGAACAATATACGTGAGATTAGAAGGCGCAAATGGTTGTATCACGACGGGTCAATTTAATTTAGTGGTTAATTTACCACCAACAATTGCTTCCGAAGATGGTTTATTTGAAATTTGTGATGACGATATAAGTAATGATGGTTTTGCAAGTTTCGATTTAACAAGTCAAGATGATATCATTACTGGTAACGATGCTACATTAAGTGTAGATTATTATGAAACCATGGCCGATATTATGTCTGGAACACCAATTCCTGATTATACGGATTATACCAATACATCAGTAAATGGTTTACCGCATAACCCACAAACCATTTTTGTAACGGTTACTGAAACAACAAGTGGTGATAGCTGTTATGCAGTTACAACCTTAACACTAGTTGTAAATACCTTGCCAACACCAAATGATGTATTACCAGATTTAGAATTATGTGATGACAATAATCCAGGTGATTTAGAAGAAGAATTTGATCTTACACAGAATGAAGCAGCTATGATGAATGCGTTTAATGAAACGGTAACGTATCATACCACAATTGCAGATGCAGAATCTGGGAACAATCCAATTCCTGATCCAACCATGTATCCTAATGAGAGCCCAACACAAACAATTTATGTACGTGTTACAAAAACAGGTGATCCAGCAGATCCAGCAGATTTAGGAACAGGTTGCTATACCATTGTAACCTTTGATATTATTGTAAATCCATTACCGGATACACCGGCTTCAGTTGAAGATATCATAGCTTGTGATGATCCGTTTGATGGTGTTTATACGTTCGATTTAACGCAAAGAGAGTTGGATATTTTAGATGGTCAGAGCACCACTGATTTCAATGTAACATACTATACAACATTGGCAGCTGCAGAAGCTGGTACAGGAGGCATAGCGAATCCATCTGCATTTCCAAATACGGTAAATCCACAGGAGATATTTGTTAATATAGCTAATAGAACTACCGGTTGTGATATTGCTACTGTAAGTTTCTTTGTTATTGTTCAGGAAGCAGCTGTGGCAAATCCGGATAATAACCCATTAGACTTTGCATTATGTGATGATAATATGGAGTTTGATAACGATCCAACAAATGATTCTGTTGGTTTTGATTTAGTATCACAAAATCCTTTGGTGTTAGATGGTCAAAATCCAACAAACTTCACGGTTTCCTATTATACATCTCAAACAGATGCAGATTTGGCAACCAACGCAATAGATACGAGTGTGCCTTTTGAAAACACCGTGAATCCACAAGTTATTTATGTGCGTGTGGATAATGATACAACGGTTGATGATATTTGTTATGATACCACTACTATGACCCTTATGGTAGATCCTATTCCAGCGTTTACATTAGAAGATTCATATACATTATGTATTAATACAAATGGAAGTGAAGTTGTAAATAGTCCAATTTTAGATACAAATCTAGATCCTAGTCTGTATACATTTGAATGGACTGAAGCGGGCAATCCAACTACCATCATAGGAACAGATTCTAGTTATGCACCATCGATGGGTGGTACTTATACAGTACTGGTTACAGATATAAATAATTTGTGTCCAAGTATGTTAACAACAGAAGTTATAGTTAGTTCGCCACCAGTTTTAGTGGCAGAGGTAACAACACAAGCTTTTGCGGACAACCATGTTATTGTGGCTACGGCTTCAGGTGATGGTTCAGCAGTATTTGAGTTTAGTATTGATAATGGTCCATGGGTTAGCAATGAACCAAATACTAATACATATACCTTCACAAATGTCTCCATAGGCGAACATATTATTAAAGCCAGAGATATTAATGGTTGTGGAGAAGCAAGTGAAACCGTATTGGTATTAGATTATCCACTTTTCTTTACACCTAATAATGATGGTGATAATGACACCTGGCAAATTTCAGGTATAACCTCATTAGAAAATGTGAAAATCTATATATTTGATAGATATGGCAAATTAGTAAAACAATTAAATCCAAACGGACCAGGTTGGGATGGAAATTATAATGGACAACCATTACCATCAAGTGACTATTGGTTTAGTATAGATTATAAAGAGCCGTCTGACGAAGCTATGAAACAATTTAAAGCTCACTTTACCTTAAAGCGTTAG
- a CDS encoding OmpP1/FadL family transporter, giving the protein MKKILLLSMALLSMSLIHAQDISDALRYSQDNVQGTARYRALSGAFGALGGDMSAISINPAGSAVFTSGHISMSLSNIYTKNKTSFYDGYSESTESNFDLNQTGAAFVFNTTNPNSILKKFTIAAAYDKISDYDNNWFAFGNNQNRSIGSYFEGYANGLRLDEISAFPDESYSQAYREIGSTYGYGNQQAFLGYESYILEPLTNDDDNTIYASNIAPGEYYQEYSYASRGYNGKFTFNAGAQLGEKLYLGLNLNSHFINYDRSTYLYESNNNVGSTVNRVRFENNIYTTGSGFSFQIGTIYKVTESLRAGLSYNSPTWFTINEESSQYVSTVRQDGGDTVSQVVNPYITNIYPSYRLQSPGKFTGSLAYVFGNFGLISFDYSLRDYGSTKFKPSSDPYFRSENNRMSNLLTTASTYKVGGEYKLNRLSLRAGYRFEESPYKNGSFEGDLSGYSLGLGYNFGNSTKLDLTYDQANQTNETQLYSVGLTDRANIDRRNSNVTLTLSFNL; this is encoded by the coding sequence ATGAAAAAGATACTCCTACTATCTATGGCCCTTTTGAGCATGTCCTTAATCCACGCTCAAGATATTTCTGACGCCTTACGATACTCGCAAGATAATGTTCAAGGGACGGCAAGATATAGAGCTTTAAGTGGTGCATTCGGTGCTTTAGGTGGCGACATGAGTGCCATTAGTATTAACCCTGCAGGTTCTGCTGTTTTTACTTCAGGACATATCTCTATGTCTTTATCTAATATATATACCAAAAATAAAACTAGTTTTTATGATGGTTACAGCGAGTCAACCGAGTCAAATTTTGATTTAAATCAGACTGGAGCTGCTTTTGTGTTTAATACTACTAACCCAAACTCCATTTTAAAAAAGTTCACTATTGCCGCGGCTTATGATAAGATAAGTGACTACGATAATAATTGGTTTGCTTTTGGGAATAACCAAAATCGCTCTATCGGTTCCTATTTTGAAGGCTATGCCAATGGCTTAAGACTTGACGAAATTTCTGCTTTTCCAGATGAAAGTTATTCTCAAGCCTATAGAGAAATAGGTAGTACTTACGGCTATGGTAATCAACAAGCTTTTTTAGGGTATGAATCATATATTCTAGAACCTTTAACAAACGATGATGATAATACCATTTACGCGTCCAACATTGCTCCGGGCGAGTATTACCAGGAGTACAGTTATGCATCACGCGGATACAATGGGAAATTTACATTTAATGCAGGTGCACAGTTGGGTGAAAAATTATATCTAGGACTGAATTTAAATTCTCATTTTATAAATTACGATCGCTCTACGTACTTGTATGAAAGCAATAACAATGTAGGCTCTACGGTAAATAGGGTGCGTTTTGAAAATAATATTTACACAACAGGTTCCGGGTTTTCATTTCAAATAGGAACTATTTATAAGGTAACTGAAAGTTTACGAGCTGGTTTAAGTTATAACTCGCCAACTTGGTTTACTATCAATGAGGAATCATCGCAATATGTTTCCACAGTAAGACAAGACGGCGGTGACACTGTCTCACAGGTCGTTAATCCGTATATTACTAATATCTATCCAAGTTATAGGTTGCAAAGCCCTGGGAAATTTACAGGTAGTTTAGCCTATGTTTTTGGAAACTTTGGTTTAATAAGTTTTGATTACTCGTTACGAGATTACGGTAGCACTAAATTTAAGCCTTCATCTGACCCTTATTTTAGATCGGAGAATAATAGAATGAGTAACTTACTAACGACAGCATCTACATATAAAGTTGGTGGCGAATATAAATTAAACCGATTAAGTTTAAGAGCTGGTTATCGTTTTGAAGAAAGCCCTTATAAAAATGGCTCGTTTGAAGGTGATTTATCGGGATACTCTCTTGGTTTAGGCTATAACTTTGGAAATTCCACTAAATTAGACTTAACGTACGACCAAGCCAATCAAACAAATGAGACCCAATTATATAGCGTAGGATTAACTGACCGAGCGAATATTGACAGACGTAATTCCAATGTAACATTGACATTAAGTTTCAATTTATAA
- the proS gene encoding proline--tRNA ligase: MSKKLTSREEDYSKWYNELVVKADLAENSAVRGCMVIKPYGFAIWEKIQAELDRMFKETGHQNAYFPLFIPKSLFEAEEKNAEGFAKECAIVTHYRLQNDPDKPGKLRVDPEAKLEEELIVRPTSEAIIWNTYKGWIQSYRDLPILVNQWANVVRWEMRTRLFLRTAEFLWQEGHTAHATEAEAIKEAELMNNVYATFVENFMAIPVIKGIKTESERFAGAVETYCIEALMQDGKALQAGTSHFLGQNFAKAFDVKFATKEGKQEYVWATSWGVSTRLMGALIMTHSDDHGLVLPPNLAPNQVVIVPIYKTDEQLEEITTLVNVIMGELRSKRITVKFDDRTTFRPGAKFAQHELQGVPLRIAIGPKDLENGTVELARRDTLTKEVIAIDNLTATVEGLMEEIQTALYTKALNYRDSHITEVEDFETFKTILETKGGFISAHWDGTEETEAKIKEITKATIRCIPMEVDTQSGDCVYSGKPSKRRVLFAKAY; this comes from the coding sequence ATGAGCAAAAAACTTACAAGTAGAGAAGAAGACTACTCCAAATGGTACAACGAATTAGTTGTTAAGGCGGACTTAGCAGAGAATTCAGCCGTACGTGGTTGTATGGTAATTAAACCTTATGGGTTTGCTATCTGGGAAAAGATTCAAGCCGAATTAGACCGAATGTTCAAAGAAACGGGTCACCAGAACGCTTACTTTCCCTTATTTATTCCTAAAAGTTTGTTTGAAGCCGAAGAGAAAAATGCCGAAGGGTTTGCTAAAGAATGTGCCATTGTTACTCATTATAGATTGCAAAACGATCCAGATAAACCAGGGAAACTCCGTGTTGATCCAGAAGCAAAACTAGAGGAGGAGCTTATTGTAAGACCGACTAGTGAAGCTATTATTTGGAACACCTACAAGGGTTGGATTCAATCCTATAGAGATTTGCCAATTCTTGTAAATCAATGGGCCAACGTTGTACGTTGGGAAATGCGTACACGTCTCTTTTTAAGAACAGCCGAATTTTTATGGCAAGAAGGACATACAGCGCACGCAACAGAGGCGGAAGCAATTAAGGAAGCAGAATTAATGAATAATGTCTATGCAACCTTTGTTGAGAATTTTATGGCTATACCAGTTATAAAAGGAATAAAAACCGAAAGCGAACGTTTTGCAGGTGCAGTTGAAACCTATTGTATTGAAGCTTTAATGCAAGATGGGAAAGCTTTACAAGCGGGAACATCTCACTTTCTAGGACAGAATTTCGCAAAAGCGTTTGATGTTAAATTTGCAACTAAAGAAGGAAAGCAAGAATATGTTTGGGCAACATCTTGGGGTGTGTCAACCCGATTAATGGGGGCGCTAATTATGACGCATAGTGACGACCATGGTTTAGTTTTACCACCTAACTTAGCGCCAAATCAAGTCGTAATTGTACCAATTTATAAAACAGATGAGCAATTAGAAGAAATTACAACACTCGTTAATGTAATTATGGGTGAATTGCGCTCAAAACGTATTACCGTTAAGTTTGATGATAGAACAACCTTTAGACCAGGCGCTAAATTTGCACAGCACGAATTGCAAGGTGTACCATTACGTATAGCTATTGGGCCAAAAGATCTTGAAAATGGAACTGTGGAGCTAGCCAGACGTGATACCTTAACTAAAGAAGTAATTGCTATAGATAATCTAACGGCTACTGTAGAAGGTTTAATGGAAGAAATCCAAACGGCATTATATACAAAAGCATTAAATTATAGAGATTCACATATCACAGAAGTAGAAGATTTTGAAACGTTCAAAACTATTTTAGAAACAAAAGGCGGATTTATTTCGGCTCATTGGGATGGAACAGAAGAAACCGAAGCAAAAATAAAAGAAATTACAAAAGCTACCATTCGATGTATTCCTATGGAAGTTGACACGCAAAGTGGTGATTGTGTGTACTCTGGTAAGCCATCCAAACGACGTGTGCTGTTTGCAAAAGCGTACTAA